One segment of Streptomyces sp. NBC_01463 DNA contains the following:
- the sbnB gene encoding 2,3-diaminopropionate biosynthesis protein SbnB: MTPSPTFAVIPGAEVDRVLDGRHQDVVDLVEAAYRTHGEGDTVNPPSYFLRFPDRPTSRIIALPASIGGDAPVDGLKWISSFPENVAAGLPRASAVLILNDPETGYPLACLESSIISATRTAASAALAADVLTRGRARPRTIGFFGVGLIARYLHTYLAGTGWEFDECGVHDLSREHADGFADYLERSGSAGTVTVHDSAEKLIRSCDIVVFATVAGEPHVTESEWFAHNPLVLHISLRDLSPDVVLAATNIVDDVEHCLKANTSLHLAEQRTGNRDFVHGTLHDVLTGAVEPATDRPVVFSPFGLGVLDLALGRHVYDTVRAAGELAVVDGFFHDMSRYG, encoded by the coding sequence ATGACACCGAGTCCCACCTTCGCCGTGATACCGGGAGCCGAGGTCGACCGTGTCCTCGACGGCCGGCACCAGGACGTCGTCGACCTCGTGGAGGCCGCCTACCGCACCCACGGCGAGGGCGACACCGTCAACCCGCCCTCGTACTTCCTGCGCTTCCCCGACCGGCCCACATCCCGCATCATCGCGCTGCCCGCCTCGATCGGCGGGGACGCCCCCGTCGACGGCCTGAAATGGATATCCAGCTTCCCGGAGAACGTGGCGGCGGGCCTGCCCCGCGCGTCCGCCGTGCTCATCCTCAACGACCCGGAGACCGGCTATCCGCTGGCCTGCCTCGAAAGCTCCATCATCAGCGCCACCCGGACCGCCGCCTCGGCCGCACTCGCCGCCGACGTCCTGACCCGGGGCCGCGCACGCCCCCGCACCATCGGCTTCTTCGGCGTCGGACTCATCGCGCGCTACCTCCACACCTATCTGGCGGGCACCGGCTGGGAGTTCGACGAGTGCGGTGTGCACGACCTCTCGCGCGAGCACGCCGACGGCTTCGCCGACTACCTGGAGCGCTCCGGTTCGGCCGGCACGGTCACCGTGCACGACAGCGCCGAGAAGCTGATCCGCTCCTGCGACATCGTCGTCTTCGCCACCGTCGCGGGGGAGCCGCACGTCACCGAGAGCGAATGGTTCGCACACAACCCACTCGTGCTGCACATCTCTCTCCGTGACCTGTCGCCCGACGTCGTGCTCGCGGCCACGAACATCGTGGACGACGTCGAGCACTGTCTCAAGGCCAATACTTCCCTGCACCTGGCCGAACAGCGGACCGGGAACAGGGACTTCGTGCACGGCACCCTCCACGACGTGCTCACCGGAGCAGTCGAGCCGGCCACCGACCGTCCGGTGGTCTTCTCACCGTTCGGCCTCGGCGTCCTCGACCTCGCGCTCGGCAGGCATGTCTACGACACCGTGCGCGCCGCGGGGGAACTGGCGGTCGTCGACGGCTTCTTCCATGACATGAGCCGTTACGGCTGA